Below is a genomic region from Hylemonella gracilis.
GCCGGTGGTGCAGTACGCCATCTCCCGCAATCCGCAGTGGAAGCTGCGTTTCAACGCCTTCACCGACAACAACCCGGAGTTCCCCTTGCTGACGGGCCTGGGCCAGGTGGTGTTCGGCCTGAGCAAGGACAACCCCGAGCTCGCGGCCGCCGTGAATGCCGAGATCGCCAAGCTCTGGCAAAAGTGCGAGCTCAAGAAGATCGGCGAGCGTTACGGCCTGGTGCAGGATGTCTGGTACGTGCCGGTCGGCCAGAACTTCCGCGCTGGCGTGGATCGCCCCGCCGACTGGCGCCTGCCTTCCTGCCGCTGACAGGCACGGTGGTGCACGACGTGAGGGATGACACGATGGCCTCCATGCAGGCGATGCGGCAAGCGGTGCGAGCCGATGCCGATTCCGCGCAGCGGCCCGTGCTGCGCATCGAAGGGCTGCGGAAAAGCTACGGCGCGCTCGATGTTCTCAAGGGCATCTCGCTGGAATTGCACAGGGGCGAGACCCTCGCCCTCATTGGTCCGAGCGGTTCCGGCAAATCCACCTGTCTGCGGTGCATCAATTTTCTGGAGCGTCCGACGGATGGCGCGATCTTTCTGGATGAGGAGCGCATCGGGCAATTGCCCAGCCGGCGACAGGACTGGCGCTGGATGTCGGACCGTGAACTGGCGCCCCAGCGCGCCGAGATCGGCATGGTGTTCCAGGGCTTCTACCTGTGGCCCCATTTGAACGTGCGCGACAACGTGGCGCTTGGGCCCATCCGGGCTGGCGGCATGGCGCGCGCCGAGGCGCACGCCCTCGCGCAGGAGATGCTGGACAAGGTGCATCTGGGACACAAGGCGGACGAATTCCCGGAGCGGCTCTCGGGCGGGCAGCAGCAGCGCGTGGCGATCGCACGGGCCCTGGCGCAGCGACCCAGGCTGATCCTGTTCGACGAGCCCACCTCGGCGCTGGACCCGGAACTGGTGGGCGAGGTGCTGGGCGTGATCCGCGAGCTGGCGGAGGAAGGGCGATCCATGATTCTGGTCACGCACGAAATCCGCTTCGCCCGCGACGTGGCCGATCGTGTCATCTTCATGGATCAGGGGCACATCGTCGAAAAAGGCAGCGCCGCCGAGGTCATCGATCGGCCGCGCGTGGAGCGCACGCGCAGCTTTCTCGGCAAGGTCGGTGGCCGCGTTGGGGCGGGCGATGACGCCAGTGCCCAAGTCGGCCTGGTGCGGCCCGCAAGGTGACGCCGATGATGCACACCTTTCTGGGCATTCTGGCCGCCTTGGCCGTGGGCGTGGTCACGATCGTCCAGGTGACGCTGGGGGCCTTCCTGATCGCCTGCGTGCTGGGGCTTGCACTGGCCGTGCTGCGGGTCTTCGGTCGCCACCGCCTGCCCTTGTGGCTGTTGTCGGTCTACGTCGAGTGGATGCGCAATGTGCCGGCGCTGGCGCATCTGTTCCTACTCTATTTCGGCCTTGCCGCGGCCGGTATCCGTCTCTCACCGCTGTGCGCGGCTGTGACGGGCTTGGGCCTGGTGGGGGCGGCGGTGCTCTGCGATGTGTTCGCGGCCGGCTTGCGCTCGCTGCACATGGGACAGCGTGAAGCGGCCCTGGCCGTTGGCCTGGCGCCGGGGCAGGTGCTGCGTTTCGTGCTCGTGCCGCAGATGCTGCGCGTGACCTTTCCATCCTTGACGAATTACGCCGTGGTGCTCATCAAGGACACCTCGATCGCGTCGGCCATCGCCGCGCCCGAAATCATGTTCCTCGCCCGCAACCTCGTGACATCGACTTTCGAGACCGTGCTGATCTACCTGGCGGCCATGCTGCTGTACGCGGCCCTGGTCTGGCCCGTGACCTGGGGGTTCCGACGGATCGAACTGCGAATGGAGGGCGTGCGATGACGGCGTTTTTCCTGACCTATCTGGAGTACCTGCCCGAATGGTGGCCGCGGCTGCTGGACGGCGCGCGGGTGACGGCGAGCCTGTCATTGTTGGGTTTCGTGCTGGCCCTGGGGCTGGGGGCCTTGCTGCTGGTGCTGCAGCGCGGCGGCGTGAGACCACTGGCGACGCTGGCCCGGGGGTATGTGGTGGCCGTTCGGACGGTGCCGCTGCTGGCCCTGTTGCTGACTTTGTACTTCGCGCTTCCCGCGCTGGGCCTGACGCTGCCTGGTTTCTGGGCCGGCGCCCTGGGCCTGGGGTTGCATGGTTCGGCCTACGTGGCCGAAATCCTGCGCGGTGGCCTGTTGTCGGTGCATCGTGGTCAGCGCGAGGCGGCACTGGCCGCGGGCCTGTCGCCGCTGCAGGTGTTTGTGCGCGTGGTGTGGCCGCAGGCCTTGCGCGTCATGCTCGCGCCGCTGCTCAATACCTACGTGACCCTGCTGAAAGACAGTTCCCTGTGCGCGTTGATTGCCACCGAAGAACTGATGTTGGCCGCGCGCGCCATCGCCAGCGAGTCGTTTCTCCCATTGCACATCTTCCTGCTGGTCGGTGTGTTCTATTTTGCGATCGCGTTTCCCCTGTCCATGCTTTCTCGACTCATCGAGCGGCGCCTGCGGCGGGGTCGACGCACCCTGGGGCGGCATGAGCCCTGCCCGGCCGTCCGAAGGCGCTCGCCCCGAAGCCACAGGCGAAGGTACACCCATGAATCCCGTTCTGTTCAATCCCGCCTTTGTCTCGATCGAGCAAGCCAAGGCGGCCATGGAGGCCGGTGAGCTCACCAGCGAGGTGCTGGTGGAACATCAACTGCAGCGCATCGAGCGATTCGATGCCAAGCTGCACGCCTTCGTCGATGTCTATGCCGACGAGGCGCGCGAGACCGCGCGCGCGATGGATGGCCTGCGCCGCGCGGGCATCAGTCTCGGCCCCTTGCACGGTGTCACCGTGGCGGTGAAAGACCTGTTCGAGATCGACGGCAAGCCGATCACCGGCGGTTCCGTGGCCCAGCCGGCCAGGATCTCGACCAGCACGGCCACCGTGGTGCAGCGTTTGCGATCTGCGGGAGCCATCGTGATCGGCAAGACCCACACGGTTGAATATGCCTTCGGGGGCTGGGGCACGAACGAAGTCATGGGCACGCCCTGGAACCCCTGGGATCTGCGCACGCACCGGATTCCGGGCGGCTCCAGCAGCGGGTCCGCGGTGGCTGTTGCCGCGGGCCTGGCCTGCGCGGCCATCGGCACCGACACCGGTGGCTCGGTGCGCATCCCCGCGGGCCTGTGCGGGCTGGTGGGACTGAAGACCACGCATGGTTTGATCAGCCGGCATGGCTTGATCGAACTCTGCCCCAGCCACGACACAGTTGGTCCCCTGGCGCGCACTGCCAGGGATTGCGCTTTGCTGCTGGACGTGATGGCGGGGGCTGACCCGCTGGACGACGTGTCGCAGGGCGCACCGGTGCGGCAGATTGCACCCGCCCTGAAGGCCCTGCCGCGCGGGGCCCGGCTCTGGGTTTTGCCGGCCGCGGAGCGGGTGGGGGTGGAGGCCGCCGTTCTGACCGCCTACGACGAAGCCCTGAACGTGTTGCGGGGCATGGGGATACAACTGGTCGAACAGGACCTGCCCCAGTCCTGCGCCGAGTCCATGCGCATCGCCGGTCAGTTGATGAGCGCCGAAGGCTACGCGCAACTCGGGCCGTTGTTCGAGCGTTCCGAACTGCGCTTCGACCCGAACATCCGGCGCCGCATTCTGCTGGGGAGTGGCATCAGCGCGCAGCAATACCAGGACCTCTTGCGTTCCCGTGACCGTGCACGCCGTGACATGTTGAACGCCATGGACGGCATCGACGCCTGCGTGTTTCCCACCAATGCCATCTCCGCCATTCCGGTGGCCGAGGTGGACGAACTCGCCACGCCCTTGTCGCGTTTCGGGCGCTTCGTCAATTTGATGAACCTGTGTGCCCTGGCCGTCCCGGCCGGGATGTCACCCGAGGGCATGCCGATATCCGTCCAATTCATCGGCCGTTCCTGGGACGAACCCAAGGTGCTGCGCCTGGGTCTGGGGTTCGAGCAAGCCACCGCGTGGCACGGGCTGCGCCCCGCCGGTCTGGATTGAGTACGAGGACATCATGAAAGTATGTGTGATAGGCGCCGGCATCGTCGGCTGCGCCACGGCCTACCAGCTTGCTTTGCAGGGGTGGGAGGTGCATCTGCTGGACCAGGCCCCGGGAGCGGGACGCGGCACCAGCTTCGCGAATGGGGCTCAACTCAGCTACAGCTACGTCGAGCCCCTGGCTTCTCCGGCGACCTTGCGCGGTCTGCCCGCGATGCTCGTGTCTTCCGCTTCGCCCCTGCGCTTGCGCCTGCGTGCCGATGTCCGTCAGTGGGTGTGGTGCCTGCAGTTCCTGCGGGCTTGCACCGCGCGACAGTCGCGCCTGGGGACACGCGAATTGTTGCTGCTCGCTCAACTCAGCCGGGAGACCTTGGACAGCTGGATGGACCGGGAGGACTGGCGGTTTTCGTTCCAACGCAACGGCAAGCTGGTGCTCTGTCCGGATGCGGAGTCCTTGCGCAGGCAGCAGGCCCAACTGCAGTTTCAATCGACGCTGGGTTGCCGGCAGACGCTGCTGACGCCGCAGGAATGCGTGGACCGGGAGCCGGCCTTGCGCACATCCATCGATCAGTTCGCGGGTGGCGTCTGGACCGCGGATGAATGTGTGGGTGATCCGCATGCCTTGAGCCTGGAAATGACAGACAGCTTGCTGCGTCTGGGAGGACAAGTCCATTTCGACACGAAGGTGACGGGGTTCGTCGTCCAAGGCGATCGCGTCGCGGCCGCGGTGACACCCGGTGGGGCATTCGCCGCCGATGCGTTCGTGATCGCCAATGGCGTGGAGGCCCCCCGGCTGGCGGCATTGGTCCGGGTCACGTTGCCGATCTATCCCATCAAAGGCTACAGCATCACTTTGCCCGTGCGTGCCTCGGACAAGGCACCCCGCGTCAGCGTGACCGATCTCGGGCGCAAGACCGTGTTCGCGCCGCTGGGCGGGCGTCTGCGCGTGGCGGCCAGGGCCGAGTTGGTCGGGCATGACCTGTCCATCCCACCCGGTCGCATCCAGCAAATGATGGACGCCGCACGCCAGATGTTTCCCGAGGCCTGCGAGTTCCAGGACCCGCAGTCGTGGGCGGGCTTGCGTCCCGCGACGCCCACCGCCGTGCCCATCATCGGGCAAAGAGGCCCCGCCAATCTCTACATCAATGCGGGCCATGGGGCGCTGGGTTTCACCTTGGCCGCAGGCAGTGCCTGGGTCCTGGGGCGGCAGATGCTCAGCGATCTGTCTTCAAACGTTCCCCCAGAAAATCCAGCAGCGCCTTGAGCTTGGGTGTGACGTGGCGCGTGCGCGGGTAGAGCGCCCAGGCGTCGCCGCTGTAGTGGGTCTGAAAGGTCCAGTCGGGCAAGACCGGGACGATGCGACCCTGGGCCAGGGCCTCCTGCGCCGTGAAATGGGGCAGGCTGCCGATGCCCAGGTGGCTCAGCACGGCGTCCAGTCGCACACCGGTGTGGTTGGCCGCGTAGCG
It encodes:
- a CDS encoding amino acid ABC transporter ATP-binding protein, whose translation is MASMQAMRQAVRADADSAQRPVLRIEGLRKSYGALDVLKGISLELHRGETLALIGPSGSGKSTCLRCINFLERPTDGAIFLDEERIGQLPSRRQDWRWMSDRELAPQRAEIGMVFQGFYLWPHLNVRDNVALGPIRAGGMARAEAHALAQEMLDKVHLGHKADEFPERLSGGQQQRVAIARALAQRPRLILFDEPTSALDPELVGEVLGVIRELAEEGRSMILVTHEIRFARDVADRVIFMDQGHIVEKGSAAEVIDRPRVERTRSFLGKVGGRVGAGDDASAQVGLVRPAR
- a CDS encoding amino acid ABC transporter permease gives rise to the protein MMHTFLGILAALAVGVVTIVQVTLGAFLIACVLGLALAVLRVFGRHRLPLWLLSVYVEWMRNVPALAHLFLLYFGLAAAGIRLSPLCAAVTGLGLVGAAVLCDVFAAGLRSLHMGQREAALAVGLAPGQVLRFVLVPQMLRVTFPSLTNYAVVLIKDTSIASAIAAPEIMFLARNLVTSTFETVLIYLAAMLLYAALVWPVTWGFRRIELRMEGVR
- a CDS encoding amino acid ABC transporter permease, whose product is MTAFFLTYLEYLPEWWPRLLDGARVTASLSLLGFVLALGLGALLLVLQRGGVRPLATLARGYVVAVRTVPLLALLLTLYFALPALGLTLPGFWAGALGLGLHGSAYVAEILRGGLLSVHRGQREAALAAGLSPLQVFVRVVWPQALRVMLAPLLNTYVTLLKDSSLCALIATEELMLAARAIASESFLPLHIFLLVGVFYFAIAFPLSMLSRLIERRLRRGRRTLGRHEPCPAVRRRSPRSHRRRYTHESRSVQSRLCLDRASQGGHGGR
- a CDS encoding amidase codes for the protein MNPVLFNPAFVSIEQAKAAMEAGELTSEVLVEHQLQRIERFDAKLHAFVDVYADEARETARAMDGLRRAGISLGPLHGVTVAVKDLFEIDGKPITGGSVAQPARISTSTATVVQRLRSAGAIVIGKTHTVEYAFGGWGTNEVMGTPWNPWDLRTHRIPGGSSSGSAVAVAAGLACAAIGTDTGGSVRIPAGLCGLVGLKTTHGLISRHGLIELCPSHDTVGPLARTARDCALLLDVMAGADPLDDVSQGAPVRQIAPALKALPRGARLWVLPAAERVGVEAAVLTAYDEALNVLRGMGIQLVEQDLPQSCAESMRIAGQLMSAEGYAQLGPLFERSELRFDPNIRRRILLGSGISAQQYQDLLRSRDRARRDMLNAMDGIDACVFPTNAISAIPVAEVDELATPLSRFGRFVNLMNLCALAVPAGMSPEGMPISVQFIGRSWDEPKVLRLGLGFEQATAWHGLRPAGLD
- a CDS encoding D-amino acid dehydrogenase, giving the protein MKVCVIGAGIVGCATAYQLALQGWEVHLLDQAPGAGRGTSFANGAQLSYSYVEPLASPATLRGLPAMLVSSASPLRLRLRADVRQWVWCLQFLRACTARQSRLGTRELLLLAQLSRETLDSWMDREDWRFSFQRNGKLVLCPDAESLRRQQAQLQFQSTLGCRQTLLTPQECVDREPALRTSIDQFAGGVWTADECVGDPHALSLEMTDSLLRLGGQVHFDTKVTGFVVQGDRVAAAVTPGGAFAADAFVIANGVEAPRLAALVRVTLPIYPIKGYSITLPVRASDKAPRVSVTDLGRKTVFAPLGGRLRVAARAELVGHDLSIPPGRIQQMMDAARQMFPEACEFQDPQSWAGLRPATPTAVPIIGQRGPANLYINAGHGALGFTLAAGSAWVLGRQMLSDLSSNVPPENPAAP